In Hamadaea flava, a genomic segment contains:
- a CDS encoding DoxX family protein — protein MNSWQSMERVRPYGIGLFRVVVSLLFAMHGAASLFGVLGGARGNAATIPFAQWPGWWAAAIQLAGGVLVLLGLGTRWAALLCSGSMAYAYFVVHQPAALVPLKNGGELAAMFCWSFFLVAIVGPGAFALDTLLPAARRESRPLKA, from the coding sequence ATGAACTCATGGCAATCGATGGAACGGGTCCGGCCCTACGGCATCGGCCTGTTCCGCGTCGTGGTCAGCCTGCTGTTCGCGATGCACGGCGCGGCGTCCTTGTTCGGCGTCCTGGGTGGGGCACGTGGCAACGCCGCCACGATCCCGTTCGCGCAGTGGCCCGGGTGGTGGGCGGCAGCGATCCAGCTGGCCGGCGGAGTGCTCGTGCTCCTCGGGCTCGGTACGCGATGGGCCGCCCTGCTCTGCTCCGGCTCGATGGCGTACGCGTACTTCGTCGTGCATCAGCCGGCCGCGCTCGTGCCGCTCAAGAACGGCGGGGAACTCGCGGCGATGTTCTGCTGGTCGTTCTTCCTCGTGGCCATCGTCGGCCCCGGCGCGTTCGCCCTCGACACGCTCCTCCCGGCCGCCCGTCGCGAGAGCCGGCCGCTGAAGGCGTAA
- a CDS encoding AfsR/SARP family transcriptional regulator has protein sequence MTQVRLLGPIEVASADGTVTAVPGLRRRAVLAVLGLNPGRTVSIDQLIDVVWDAEPPATATNTLQRNISYLRDLLGSKNAIVAKPPGYLLRTADLSTDVEEAERLICQGRQAASPQEAVTHLDAALALWRGPALADVAELRWLGEQAQRLGQTQFEAIRTLVDARLALGEHAQLVPELEQLVAARPFDEDLHRQLMLALYRAGRQAESLARYQRLKRTLADELGIDPGQGLRDLEASILRQDSALDAPSQPLIVAPTVRVPAQLPLATAAFAARRDELKRLDEVMARRTENVCIAIVSGTAGVGKTTLAVHWAHSARHGFPDGQLYADLRGFDRSGSVTEPATVLRAFLDAFGVPLEKIPAEIDALAALYRSVLADKRILVVLDNARDAEQVRPLLPGTPGCAVAVTSRYQLTALVTVEGAQPVILEPLTDDEARDLLTRRIGKDRVAAEEAAIQEIITCCARLPLALALAAASCVTRPHLPVRGVAAELRKSFGTLDALRNLDSGTDIRSIFSWSYHALSPAAARVFRLLGQHPGPDFTVAAAASLTALPAADVQQKLAELVRANLLTESSPERYGLHDLLWTYAADLGRDEDGFPRLLDHYLHTAMSAALLLNPQREPPVVPPPGPDATPERLSSREEAASWLTAERAVLLGLIKRAAALEYHEYVWRLAWATLDHLDRGGHWGDQVANQQAAIESAKCLGARAAQANAHFYLATAYARMARYDAAQTQLAQAFDLYASLGDLGDQAKVQYQMGWLSNRQGEHQQAVGHARQALRLYRLAGQSMMAARALNSLGWAYALGGDFARARPRCELALTRMRELGDLTFQAGTSDSLGYIYHHLGDHDLAIEHFQRALELFRELDDRYYEADTLKHLGDTYHATGDDGAAQVAWKQALEILELLRHPDSAKVRARLRTSADRSR, from the coding sequence CGTGCTCGCCGTCCTCGGCCTCAACCCCGGCCGGACCGTCAGCATCGACCAGCTCATCGACGTCGTCTGGGACGCCGAACCGCCGGCCACGGCGACGAACACGTTGCAGCGCAACATCTCCTACCTGCGAGACCTGCTCGGCTCCAAAAACGCCATCGTCGCCAAGCCGCCCGGCTATCTCCTGCGTACCGCGGACCTGTCCACCGACGTCGAGGAGGCGGAAAGGCTGATCTGCCAAGGCCGGCAGGCAGCCAGTCCGCAGGAGGCGGTCACCCATCTGGACGCCGCGCTCGCACTGTGGCGGGGGCCGGCGTTGGCCGACGTAGCCGAGCTGCGGTGGCTGGGCGAGCAGGCCCAGCGGCTGGGCCAGACCCAGTTCGAGGCGATCCGCACACTCGTCGACGCTCGGCTTGCCCTGGGCGAGCACGCCCAGCTCGTCCCGGAGCTGGAGCAGTTGGTGGCCGCGCGCCCGTTCGACGAAGACCTGCATCGGCAGCTGATGCTCGCGCTCTACCGCGCCGGCCGACAGGCCGAGTCGCTCGCGCGATACCAGCGGTTGAAGCGGACCCTCGCCGACGAGCTGGGCATCGATCCGGGGCAGGGCCTGCGCGACCTGGAAGCCTCGATCCTGCGTCAGGACAGCGCGCTGGACGCGCCGAGCCAGCCGTTGATCGTCGCGCCCACGGTTCGCGTACCGGCGCAGTTGCCGTTGGCGACCGCGGCCTTCGCGGCTCGGCGCGACGAGCTGAAACGGCTCGACGAGGTGATGGCACGGCGTACGGAGAACGTGTGCATCGCGATCGTCTCGGGCACGGCGGGCGTCGGCAAGACGACCCTCGCGGTGCACTGGGCGCACTCCGCGCGCCACGGATTCCCGGACGGCCAGCTGTACGCGGATCTGCGCGGCTTCGACCGGAGCGGTTCGGTCACCGAGCCCGCGACGGTTCTTCGGGCGTTCCTGGACGCTTTCGGCGTACCGCTGGAGAAGATCCCGGCGGAGATCGATGCGCTGGCCGCCCTCTATCGCAGCGTCCTTGCCGACAAACGGATTCTGGTGGTTCTCGACAACGCGCGCGACGCCGAACAGGTGCGGCCGCTGCTGCCGGGAACGCCCGGCTGCGCGGTCGCGGTGACCAGCCGCTACCAGCTCACCGCCCTCGTCACGGTGGAGGGCGCGCAGCCGGTCATCCTGGAGCCCCTCACCGACGACGAGGCACGTGACTTGTTGACGCGCCGGATCGGCAAGGATCGCGTGGCCGCGGAGGAGGCGGCGATCCAGGAGATCATCACGTGTTGCGCCCGGCTGCCGCTGGCTCTGGCGCTGGCCGCCGCGAGCTGTGTCACCCGGCCACACCTGCCGGTACGCGGCGTCGCAGCGGAGCTGCGGAAGTCGTTCGGCACCCTCGACGCGCTGCGGAACCTGGACTCCGGCACCGACATCCGGTCCATCTTCTCGTGGTCCTATCATGCGCTGAGCCCTGCTGCCGCAAGGGTTTTCCGCCTCTTGGGGCAGCATCCCGGCCCCGACTTCACCGTAGCGGCCGCCGCCAGCCTGACCGCCCTGCCGGCGGCCGACGTCCAGCAGAAGCTGGCCGAGCTGGTCCGGGCGAATCTGCTGACCGAATCCAGCCCCGAGCGCTATGGACTGCACGATCTGCTGTGGACCTACGCCGCCGATCTCGGGCGCGACGAGGACGGCTTCCCTCGCCTGCTCGATCACTACCTGCACACCGCGATGTCGGCCGCTCTGCTGCTCAACCCGCAGCGTGAACCGCCGGTCGTGCCGCCGCCGGGCCCGGATGCGACGCCGGAACGCTTGAGCAGCCGGGAAGAGGCCGCTTCGTGGCTCACCGCCGAACGCGCCGTCCTATTGGGCCTGATCAAACGCGCCGCCGCGCTCGAATACCACGAGTACGTGTGGCGGCTTGCCTGGGCGACCCTGGACCACCTCGACCGCGGCGGTCACTGGGGCGACCAGGTGGCCAATCAGCAGGCGGCGATCGAGAGCGCGAAGTGCCTCGGAGCGCGGGCCGCACAGGCCAACGCCCACTTCTACCTGGCGACCGCGTACGCCCGGATGGCGCGCTATGACGCGGCCCAAACCCAACTGGCGCAGGCGTTCGACCTGTACGCGTCCCTCGGCGACCTCGGCGACCAGGCGAAGGTCCAGTACCAGATGGGGTGGCTGTCCAACCGCCAGGGCGAGCACCAGCAGGCGGTCGGCCACGCGCGGCAGGCGCTGCGGCTGTATCGCCTCGCCGGGCAATCGATGATGGCCGCGCGGGCGCTCAATTCCCTAGGCTGGGCGTACGCATTGGGAGGCGACTTCGCCCGCGCCCGCCCCAGGTGCGAGCTGGCCTTGACCCGCATGCGCGAACTGGGCGACCTCACGTTTCAAGCCGGGACGTCGGACAGCCTCGGCTACATCTACCACCACCTCGGCGATCACGATCTTGCCATCGAGCACTTCCAGCGGGCGCTGGAGCTGTTCCGCGAGCTGGACGACCGGTACTACGAAGCCGACACGCTCAAGCACCTGGGCGACACCTATCACGCCACTGGCGATGACGGCGCCGCCCAGGTGGCCTGGAAACAGGCTTTGGAGATCCTCGAACTACTCAGACATCCGGACTCCGCGAAGGTTCGGGCTCGACTACGGACATCGGCTGATCGGAGCCGATAG
- the ccmA gene encoding heme ABC exporter ATP-binding protein CcmA, producing the protein MIVAVRGLDVERGGNLVVKDVSFGVAPGEVVALLGVNGAGKSTILRCLTGLLSPTAGEIEVLGKPPAADPEYWRDVAYVADEPSWYPGLTVREHLDLVRITHASAADLDATVVAFGLADRADATPLSLSSGQRRRVMLAAALLRPSRLLLLDEPEQALDSGFRAVLARRLRAYTQGGGTVLMAAHDLEFVAACGARRLTIADHALTAE; encoded by the coding sequence GTGATCGTTGCGGTACGGGGACTCGACGTCGAGCGCGGCGGCAATCTCGTCGTGAAGGACGTCAGCTTCGGCGTCGCGCCCGGCGAAGTCGTCGCACTGCTGGGCGTGAACGGCGCGGGCAAGTCGACGATCTTGCGCTGCCTCACCGGCCTGCTGTCCCCCACCGCAGGCGAGATCGAAGTCCTCGGCAAGCCGCCCGCGGCCGACCCCGAATACTGGCGAGACGTCGCCTACGTCGCGGACGAGCCGTCCTGGTATCCGGGTCTGACCGTCCGCGAACACCTCGACCTCGTGCGGATCACGCATGCCTCGGCTGCCGATCTCGACGCCACCGTCGTAGCCTTCGGGCTCGCCGACCGGGCCGACGCAACGCCGTTGTCTCTCTCGTCCGGACAACGGCGGCGGGTCATGCTCGCTGCCGCACTGCTGCGCCCCAGCCGTCTGCTTCTGCTCGACGAACCCGAACAGGCGCTCGACAGTGGATTCCGGGCAGTGCTGGCACGCCGGCTCCGCGCGTACACCCAAGGCGGAGGCACCGTGCTGATGGCCGCCCACGACCTGGAGTTCGTCGCGGCTTGTGGTGCGCGACGCCTGACCATCGCCGATCACGCCCTCACCGCGGAATGA